DNA from Marinilabiliales bacterium:
ATTCTCACAAAAGGCTTTATGAAAACGAGGTTGTGGTGGTTAGCTGTACTCCCGGCGAGGCAGTTGCCGTAGCAGATACCGGTAATGTCCCTGTCTCTGCCGGAGTACATCCCTGGCATATAAGAAATAACTCCGCTGATGATGAGCAGCTTGACCTGCTATCTGAAGCTGTCAGGAAGCCCGCCGTGATAGCTGTTGGAGAGGCCGGTCTGGACAATGCCGTCGACCTTCCGCTTGATATTCAGGAGAAGATATTCGTTGCACAGGCCCTGATTGCTGCCCGGGCCGGCAAACCTGTCATTATTCACTGCGTAAGGGCCTATCCCGATATAATCAGATTGCGCAAGCGTTTTTCTGATGCCCCGCCCTGGATAGTACACGGCTTTGGCGGTAACAGGCAGGAAGTACAACAGTTGTTGCGTCATGACATATATATTTCTCTCGGAGCTGCCTTTACTGAGGGCAGTAAGAAGATACTGGAAGCCGTCAGGGAAATCCCTCCCGGCAGGGTATTTTTTGAAACTGATGAGGCAGACACGGGAGTTGAGGATGTGTACAGTTCATATTCCCGCTTTCGCGGAATTGATCGTGAAAGTATGAGAGAACGCGTGTGGAACAATTATAAGAACGTGTTCCGGGCCGGGGAGGCAGGTCCTGATCAGTCCCGGGCAGACAAAGCAGTATGAATACGGAATAAATACTTTACCAGTAAAAGAAAGGATGACTGATAGCAGGAACAGAGAAAAAGATGATGGCGATAACTGGCTTGGGAGGTTTGATCTGCTGGTTGGTGAGGAAAAGCTTGATAAGCTGAAAAGGTCCAATGTGCTGGTGGTCGGACTGGGTGGTGTGGGAGCCTATGCTGCAGAGAATATATGCCGTGCAGGTGTAGGGCAGATGACCATTGCCGATGGCGACGTTGTAAGGCCAGGCAACATAAACAGGCAGCTGCCTGCCCTGCACAGTACGGTGGGTATGGAAAAGGCCACACTGATGGCCCGGAGGCTCGCTGATATCAATCCCTCGCTTCGGCTGAGGGTGGTCAGCCGGTTCCTGAAAGATGAAAGCCTTAATGAACTGGTCGCGTCCGAAAAGTATGATTATGTTGTTGATGC
Protein-coding regions in this window:
- a CDS encoding tRNA threonylcarbamoyladenosine dehydratase produces the protein MTDSRNREKDDGDNWLGRFDLLVGEEKLDKLKRSNVLVVGLGGVGAYAAENICRAGVGQMTIADGDVVRPGNINRQLPALHSTVGMEKATLMARRLADINPSLRLRVVSRFLKDESLNELVASEKYDYVVDAIDTLSPKIFLIYRALSAGLPLVSSMGAGGKLDPSQVKVCDIANTYNCRLAFILRKRLRRLGVSRGFTAVFSPEQVDKKTVIAVSGEQNKKTTVGTVSYMPPLFGCYCASVVIRDLISMPGSGLPDEGCF